AAACACCAATCGGTGATGATGAAGATTCGCATCTGGGTGATTTCATCGAGGATACCACCCTCGAGCTGCCGCTGGACTCTGCCACCACCGAGAGCCTGCGTGCCGCAACGCACGACGTTCTGGCTGGCCTGACCGCCCGTGAAGCGAAAGTCCTGCGTATGCGTTTCGGTATTGATATGAACACCGACCACACGCTGGAAGAAGTGGGTAAACAGTTCGACGTTACCCGCGAACGTATCCGTCAGATCGAAGCGAAGGCGCTGCGTAAGCTGCGTCATCCAAGCCGCTCTGAAGTGCTGCGTAGCTTCCTGGACGATTAATCCAGGTAAACAGCAAAAAGCTCCCAATCGGGAGCTTTTTTTTTGTTTATTCCCTCTCCCTGTGGGAGAGGGCCAGGGTGAGGGCATCAGCCCGCAGAGGCCCCTAAAGCCCCCGCACCATCAGCGCCTCATCCAGCTCCCGATAAGCCTCTACCAGCTTATCCAGCGTCGCCCTGTTGAGCCCGCTCGGGTTTGGAAGCACCCACACCTGCGTCACGCCAATCATGATGCTCTGCTTACCCCACTTAGCCCCGCGCTGGCTAAACGCCTGCTCGTAGGCCTGCTTGCCGAGGATCGCCAGCGCGGCCGGCTGATAATCCTCTATCTTCTTGATCAGCTCCCGCCCGCCGCTGCGCAGCTCATGCAGGTTGACCTCACTCGCCTGCACCGTAGGCCGCTCGACCAGCATGGTGATCCCGCAGCGCGTGTCCAGCAGATGCTGCTCCTCTTCGGGCTTGAGTAGCCTGTCGGTAAACCCGGCCTGGTAGATCACCTTCCAGAAGCGATTCCCCGGATGGGCGAAGTGAAAACCGGTGTGCGCCGAGGACTTGCCCGGGTTGATTCCGCAGAACACCACCCGCAGGCCCGGGGCCAGAATATCGTTGATCATCTTTACTCCCGCTCGATACATCGTCAGGGAAGTATAAAGGATTGATTATGCGTTGTTTATAAAAACAGCAGGCAGGTGTGAATGGCTGGATTGCTGCGGGGAGTTACTTTATAATTCACCGCCACGGCCCCTTAGCTCAGTGGTTAGAGCAGGCGACTCATAATCGCTTGGTCGCTGGTTCAAGTCCAGCAGGGGCCACCAATTTATCAATGACTTATGTTTAATTAAGTTTTTTAGAATTTCTCCAGGATACCTATAGGATACTTTAAGTAAGTAATCTGGAGTACCGATTTGGCTGAAATGCCTAACCGGCCAGTTGGGTCGTAGCGGCCATGTTTACTGGAAAAGCCTTTTGGCGACTGAAAACCTAAGCGCTACGGGTCTGAATTTCTTGCTCCCAACTCATCAAGAGACGGCAGGAACCTTTTGTGGAGGTCATATGATTGACTCTATAAAGGGCTCAGACCTGCTGTCAAAGCGTATGGTGGCCTTGAGTGGCCTTCTGATAACGCTAAGCAACATTGGTCTAAGTCCATTTGTTGCCGTGCCTGTCGGCATCGCTCTTGTGTATATTTTACGTAAGTAGCAGCGTAACAAGCCCGGCCCGGCGAAAGCCGGGCCACCCATTCTTAGAGTGCTTCATCCTCACTTAACATTTCTGGCGCTAAATCTAAAAGTTCAGAGACTTCATTTAATCTCTTCTTAGAAAACATCCAAGCTTTCCCACCCCAACGAACTGCTATCCATTTTCCGCTCAGTTCTTTGAGTTGTTCCGCATAATCATTTGTGTCCCCTACCACTACAAACGCCTTTTCGGTGTAATCGATTAAGCGGATCTCATTAGAGCTAGAAGTTTTTTTTGCCTTAGCTTTTGGGATCGAAGCGGCAAGCGAAGAGCTATCAGCATCAAATTTCTTATCTTCGTGACTTTTCGCTGCCTTGACAGCTTTCACATCCACCACCGTGTTAACTGAAACTTCTCGCAAAACGATTGTTAATTGGCGAGAAAGCTTCATTTTAAGCTCATCGACATTCGTATATTGCTCTTGTATCCCCTTCTCTCGAATACTTTTTTTAAACTCTTTGAGTTTCTCAAGTTGTTGTGTATCAATAGCATCGAGGTCAACTTGTTTTTTCGAATAATAAAGCATTACCGGTTTTTGTTGCCTCAGAAACCACTTAATCTCTTCAACAGTGCCACTTTCTTCAACTCCAGTAGGTGAACCTAATCGAGTCCAAAAAGCACCAATCAACATGTCGCAGTTTCTAACCACTTGATTGTTGATAATACCCTGAGGTCTATCTCCCATAGTTGGAGCGCTATGCGACTCCCATTTAACTGGTAATAAAACAAAACCAGTTTCATGAGAATTGAGGGCATTCCACTCGTAAAGACTCTCAGTAATGGCTTCTCTTTCTTCAGGAACATCTGATGGGGATGCAATCAGAACATTCAACACAGTGGCTGGAAATGACATTTTTTTTCCTCAATGATCTCATATGTAGGAATGGCCAACGATATTGCATTCTTTCTTTTACGTTTAAAATACCATCAACATCGAGCTATATGCCATTGAGATTTAACAATCTTTCTTTGTGAGAAAGACTCATTTCAAAAGCGAACTCCTCATGTTCGGCTTGGAAAGTACCGAACGCCATAAGCGCGGATACTGCGGGGTCTAAGGACTTCTTTTTGTTGGGCTTAATATTGGCATTAGCGTCAGATTCCATAACCACGTTACCAATCGCCCAAGCAAGAACAGGAGAAAATCTACCGGATGATTGCTCAGCCATTCCCGCGCCTCTCGCCCGTTATCGTTACGCACACG
The Enterobacter pseudoroggenkampii genome window above contains:
- the mug gene encoding G/U mismatch-specific DNA glycosylase, translating into MINDILAPGLRVVFCGINPGKSSAHTGFHFAHPGNRFWKVIYQAGFTDRLLKPEEEQHLLDTRCGITMLVERPTVQASEVNLHELRSGGRELIKKIEDYQPAALAILGKQAYEQAFSQRGAKWGKQSIMIGVTQVWVLPNPSGLNRATLDKLVEAYRELDEALMVRGL